One stretch of Mangifera indica cultivar Alphonso chromosome 9, CATAS_Mindica_2.1, whole genome shotgun sequence DNA includes these proteins:
- the LOC123224749 gene encoding agamous-like MADS-box protein AGL62 codes for MAAKKTRGRQKIEMKKIEKEEDRLITFSKRRSGIYKKASELVTLTGAEVGILVFSPSGKAFSFGHPSIEAVANRFMGMQTPKGDTPHPLLEARRKVRIDELSHFHSNLLNQLDAEKERGKLLKRISDGIETEGWWQTPIDLLNVEELHQMYASLDELEQSLQNEICLKTSVDPEASSSSMVPLSNLDQTTNLFPTYNPNEAGPSNNSFSQGPGGFMPN; via the coding sequence atggCGGCCAAGAAGACCAGAGGAAGGCAGAAGATTGAgatgaagaaaattgaaaaagaagaagacagaCTGATTACTTTCTCAAAACGTAGATCTGGTATTTACAAAAAGGCTAGTGAACTTGTGACTCTTACTGGGGCTGAGGTTGGAATCTTGGTGTTTTCACCATCAGGAAAGGCTTTTTCCTTTGGCCACCCATCCATTGAAGCTGTGGCAAACCGCTTCATGGGTATGCAAACACCGAAAGGTGACACACCCCACCCACTATTGGAGGCTCGTCGCAAAGTGAGAATCGATGAATTGAGTCATTTTCATAGTAACCTCCTCAACCAACTTGATGCTGAGAAGGAGCGAGGGAAGTTGCTAAAGCGAATATCGGATGGGATAGAAACTGAGGGATGGTGGCAAACTCCTATTGATCTACTTAATGTGGAGGAGCTCCATCAAATGTATGCCTCTTTAGATGAATTGGAGCAAAGTTTGCAAAACGAAATCTGCCTCAAGACTAGTGTTGATCCCGAAGCCTCTTCTTCATCTATGGTTCCTCTATCAAATCTAGACCAAACAACAAACCTTTTTCCAACGTACAATCCAAATGAAGCAGGCCCATCCAACAATTCCTTTTCTCAAGGCCCTGGTGGATTCATGCCAAATTAG